A region of the Halosolutus amylolyticus genome:
TTGGAGTGCATCATGATACCGCGACGTGAGAAACTCACCAGCGACAACATGCGCGTTTCCGATGTACCGGGTTGGATGGATTGCTTCGTGATGATCGGGATTACGGTGATCAACGTGAGTTCGTGGATAAGTCATAGTCTCTAGAAGAGTTCGTCAAGGGAGCGTCCGTCTTCTATGTCTTTGTTCAGGGTGCTCGGATCAGTTGGTGCTGCGTCTGCGTAGATCGGTCTTTCAAGTCCCTTCGAAACCAAGTTACTGTAATCTAATTCGTCCGGTTCACTGTAATCGAATACCTTTTTGACCAGTTCTGGTAGTTCTGGACGAGGCGCTGTTTCGTGCCGTTGGGCTGTCTCTGATTTTTGCGTTGCATCGTGAATGGCGCGCAGGATCGGAAGTCCGTGCAGGTAGTTGTACTCCGAGAGGAGTCGTACGCCAAACTCAGTAGGGCCCCAGAAATCAGCGGGAAGATCTCTTTGTCCCTCGTTTTGCTGGTAATGATATTTCTCAAGTATTCTGTGATCGGCGAGATCATTGAGTTGGTCGCTAATCGTAGATCGACTCTTCGGAAGATAATAATCAAACTCGGTGACGGAAACCAAGTGGTCCGGATGACCAATAATCAGTTGGATGATGTCGTGGCGAGTCTCTTGTGACAGATACTGCCAAATCGATTCAATTGCGTCGTATGGGTCTGTCGGATCGACATCGAATACCTCCTCGACGTGAACGTCCCCATCTGTACTATTTTGATCAGATGATTCGGTAAAGTTACGGCCCATACATGAAATACGAGATAACCGATTGTCAGTTTTACGTCGGATATTATCGAAATAACCGTCATGGTTGGCTATTCTCCCCTCAGATCTCAAGCAAACCGCGCTCAGATTCAGCACTACGGAGGCGACCAGTGCTGTCAATGGCTCTGATTCGGCCCGTATGCTTATTGTGGTAGGTTCTAACATATCAGGCATGGGTAAGCGGAGAACCAACGGCAATAGCGGGGAACGAAAAACTGGAGACGACACTAACTCAGACGTATTTACGCCCGATGACATCGAAAAGTTGGTAGAGAACATGGCCAATCGTTCGACGTCGAAGAAGGGTTCAAATGCCGGTGGTACGTCGAGAGAGAAATATACCTGCAAGTGCTGTGGGACAAGAGTGGATTCAGGAGTACACAAGTGTAGCCGCTGTATCGAAGCGAGATGCGCTTACGGCGAGAAGAAATGCAGATTCTTTTGATATCCGGTTCAATGACGTCGGAATCTCGTTGATGGGTGATCCTCCAAGTACCGTCGTCGCTGCTCCATCTTTGTTTCTTCACTTCTCTTGTCGTAATGTATGTCGAGTACTTTCGAGCTAACATTCATCCGGTTGCTCACGACTTCAGTCGGGACATTTTGAGTAAGATGGTAGGTGATGGATCCTCGACGGATCGCGTGAGGTGCGACAGACGATGGACAAAGGCTTGCTGACTTCCGGTTATCGTTCAGTGCTTCGCACTCGTCGAGATCACGTCCATGAGGGCAGTACCCGGTGTAGACGCACGGACGTGTCCATCGGTATACCGTCATTCTCATTGTGTTTTTGTGAGCTCGACCATGGGTTGTTGCCAAAAGAGGTTCTCGACCCTCATCGTCACGGGAGTTAGGACGTTGATGATAGAGCCAGTCGTCGAGAATTTCGCATGTTTCTGGATCCAATGCGACGAGGCGTTCTCCTTGTTCTTTATTTTTCAGTGGAGTGGATTCTCGATGACGGATCTCAAGGTACCGGTCGTCCGATTGGTAGTCCTCCACATCTAATGCGTGAGCTGCCCCAACCCGCATTCCAGTTGTCCACAAAAGGCGAATTAGTACGTGGCCAAATGAGGCGTATTCGAACCGGTAGAGGTAATCCAGGAGTTCATGTGCTACGTCTTCGGTGAGAATATCGTTGCTCTGGTTATCGCCTCGATTGAGTTTGGGAGAAAGTACCTTCTCGTGTAGATTAGCGGGTACTGCGTCAATCGATTCGCAGAATTTGATAAATACGCGTAGCGTGTCCATCTGGGTTTTCACTGTAACGATATTTAGTTCGCCTTCTTTACGCCGCCAGATCTTGTATTCGTGTAGCTGTCGTCCCGTTAGTGTATTCAGGTCGGTGATGTCTTCCTCTTCGCACCAACGCAGAAAATGCCCAATACGATATTTGTGGGCTTGAAGCGTATTTGCGGTTACCTCTGCCCGTCGCTCGTCAAGATATATTTTGAACGCCTTCGTCGGGTGGATTGGCTCTAATTCGGTCATAAAGTATGCCCGTGGACGGGTATTCCTCCCACCGCTCCAGACACTATAATTCTATCAGCAGCTTATAGCAGCGAAATCGTGAACGGGTAGTCACTCGAAGAGAGACGATGACGTGTCGAACCCGATGGGTCGTTCCCCCTCCCAGTTGACGGCGCGGATCGCATCCTGAAGCGATTTGATTCTTTGCTCAACGACATCAAGCGGATGCGTGTCGATGAATTGCGCTCGCTCGTGAGCGACGACCGTCGAGCCGTCGTTCACTTGCAGGTGTACCGGACCGAGGTCATGATGAGTGTCGTCTTGGTGCCAGCCGACCAGCAAGCTTCGATCCGGTTCAATCCAGTTGATCCAGTAGTGCTCATACGGATCGCTCGTTCGCAATTGAAACCCGATTTCGACGCGAGCAGCCGTTACTGGATAGTCGTCATCGCCGAGAAACTGGCGCGGATTCACGTCGCCAACGACACGATACGGGCCAGCTTCGCGCGGCTCAGCGCGCCGTCGTCGAACGTTGTCACAGTCAGCACTGAGCCGTTGTTGGATACGGTCGTGGAGCCGTTTGCTCTGCAGGTTCGCCCGGTTAGCGAGAAATACAACCATTAGGCGAACGTCGAACGCGAGTCAGTTCGGGACGAGGAGAGTTCGACGACGTCCCCGTACAGTTGGAGGGCGTGCTTTACAAGTCCGAGTTCCGTGTTGATCGCTTCCCAAGTAGCGATCACGTTGCGATGCTCTCTGAGCTCTTCAGCCGACAACTCATCCGTAGCGAGTTGCTCTCGGAACTCCGTGAGCGATCCAACGTTGTACTCCGCCGCGAGTTCCTCTTGCTCCGCTTTCAGCTTCGTGAGCTGGCTTTCTAACTCCTCGCGCGAGTGCTCCTCAATCAAGTCTGTCACTTCGTCGAAGAGCATCCGGACCGGATTCAGATCGTACGCCTTCGTACCATCGATGGTCGTCTCGATGACCCAGTCGTCGCTCTCCAACCGCTGGAGTTCGTCGTCTGCCGTTGCGCGCGAAACCGCTGCGCGGTCCGCAATCTCCTGTACTGGCGTTGGCTCGTCCAGTAACTCTACGACATGTCGAACGCGCTCACGCCCACTCATGCTGTCCGTCCACGATCTCTGGGTCGAGTCAGCCATCGTACTGGCACTTACACCGGTCGGCTCAAATAATTTGGCTCTGTTCAAATATACAAACAGCGCCAATAGCGAGGCTCGGCATCTCTTACTGGAGAGAAGATTCGTACGGTGGTGATTGCGTACGGACTAGGAGTCGATAGTGGAGACTGGATCGCGTATCCTGTTTAACTTCGTCTGTATGGTCAGCGCTTTCCGTCAGATACTGAACCAACGATCTTCTCCCACAACTCCATTCGTACTCACACTCATTGTGCTGTCAAGACCCCAGAAGCGCTTCTGGGTCTCTGAGATCCCCCCAACGGCAGGTCGAGCAGCGAGAAGCAGTTGAATCCTAGGGCGGATTTATTGCCAACTAGTTGTACTGTAGTGTATGGATGAACTTACGGCGAACATCTCATTTGACAGGTTCGTCGACATGCCGGAATTCTACGGGTCAGGCGCGGCAACGTATCGCCTGGCGATGGTGAAGGAACGCAGTGACTTCCTTGACCTGTTCGAAGGCGCACGCCACGTTGACGCAGTAACCTACGCGGAAACCCCTGAGTTAATGGTGGAGATGCTGACCGAGCACGAGATTGGCTCCTTAGACGTTCTCATCGGAAATGCTGACGATTACGCTGACCGAGTCAACGAGGTTTCGACGGCGCGCTCACTCGTGCAACTTCGCCAAGATGGCCGGCTCACGGTTCGGCTGAAGAATCAGAAAACCGTCCACTCGAAGATCTACCGGATAGTGATGCCAGACGACACGGTAAGGCTCGTCCACGGCTCCGCAAACCTCTCACGGAACTCCTGGGAATACCACACGAACCAGATCTCAGTCTTCACAACCGATGTAGGAACCGAGTTAGATGAGGAGTTTAAGAGATTCATCGACCAGTATCGGGAAACGTACAGCGACCAGACGCTGCTTGACGGACTCGTTGAAGCGCTTGAAGAGGCTGATTCACCCGAAGAACGGGAAAACCGCATTGAATACTGGGTCGGAGTCGGTGATCTCGACGTGAGTGACACAGCCGCCCTGAATCAGGACGCTGTAGAAGATCTAAAAGACGTCGCGGACCGAGTCACTGCGGTCGTTGATGACCCCGAAGAGGCCGACGAGACGGTCGCGTTCATCGAGGAACCCGAGAACGCCGACCGAACCATCGTCGAGCCCGAGGAATCAACAAGCGAGGACGAAACAACCGAGACCGAGGACAGTGACGAGTCACCGGATTTCGGACTTGTTGAATCCGATCACGAAACGAACCTCACGGACACACTCGATCGTCCACGAGTTAAAGCACCTGATGAGAAAATCCGGATGGGGACGAGCAAAGTCGACAAGGCCACAGCTGATGAGTTCGGGGTCAGCCTCCGTGACCGCGGCGCGACCGTTGAGGATCACAGCATCACTGCACCGCTGAGCGCGTATAACAACCAGGTGAAGGAATCTACAGCCATCCCGACGATGTCTATCCTGCCAGAGGCAGAGCAAGTCGTGATCGGCGAAGACGACGAAATGATCCTGGTTGCTACTGACGAACCAACGCCTGAAGTCCTGAACCACTGTCTCGAAACGATCGAAGACTACATCGAGACTGTCGAGAACCACGGCTACACGCAGTCAGAAACAGCGGTAATGGCTCAGATGTACGAAGCGTTCCTTTACGGGTTCTGGGCTCCGTTCGCAAACCAGTACGCTGAGGCACTCTCCTCGCCGTCACGGACACTGGATAACGTTCTCCAACACCTCTATATCGAAGGGAAAAGCGACGCCGGGAAAGACAAACTCACCGAATACATCCTTCGACTCATCTCCGATAACACGGTCATCTCCGGCGTGGACGCGGACGATGTCGGAGTCGGTGAGATCCGCGGCATCCGCGAATGGGACACGTGCTTCCCGTACGCCATTATCGACGCCGAAAAACGCAAAATCCAGAACTGGAGTCCGATCCGGAACTACTGGGGAGACTGGACACCGACCAGCGTTGACCAGCCGTGCTTGATCTTCACGACGAACGACGCGCTACCCAAATCGGAGTTTCGGAACCGGATGAAGATCCTGAGTATGGACGTCTCGTTCCCATCGAACCCAGAAGACCCGGGATTCCAAGAAGCACAAGAAGACCTCGCGGCTGTACTAGAGCGACAGAACCCGATCTTTAGTTACGTTGCTCGACGGATGCTCACCGAGCAACCATGGACCGACGGTACCGGCACGATCGAAGACGTGCGCCGTATCATCCGGGACTTCTACGAGGAAGCCGACCGAGACCAACCGGAGTACTTCCCCGCTGACGAACCAGCCGAGAAAACGTACGACACGGGCCGGATAAAATGGCAGCGCGACATCCAGGGCGGCCGCGTCTCCTTCGAGCCCGAACCCAGTGCGATCACCGCTGACTTCGACCGAGAAGAATACGAAGTATACGACTACGAGAAGCGCCTCCCAAAACGATTCATGTCCGATAAATCCGGATCCAGCGTCTACATCGGAGCCCCAGACGAGTTCGCAGAGTGGATCGGGTACCCGGTTGAGGAACTGTTGAACGGTGGTGCTGCCGAAACAGGCGGGGTTTCTCAGTTAGTAGATGAAGAAGGAGACCATGAGGACGAGATTAGTACTGAATCTAGTGGCATCTTCGCGCGGTTGCTCGGGAGATGACCCTCATTTGAGTTGCTCAATTAGGATTCGGGACTGGATTTGAAGACTGTTCTATCTGCGTTTCGATGACAGAGGAGATTTGATCCTGTACTGGCTCACAGTCGTTGTTCTGCCGCGACATCTCGCGCAGATCATCGAATAATTCAGCGAGTCGGGTGACAACCTCACCGGGGAGGGATGTTGGATCGAGAACGGGAACTGATTCAAGTTCGCTCGGTTGGATCGCGTCGAACCCGCCGTCGCGGGTTTTCTTGTAGTCACGTACGACCAGATCGAAGACGTCGCTGTTCAGAAACGCTAGCAATGCTTTCAATTCGAGTTCGCTGAGCGCCACGTCGTAGAACGCGTACATGTTGTTGGTGTGCCGAGCAGTAGCCTCATTTAGGACGAAGCGGAACCCGTCTCTGCTCGCGTTCCGAACGAGGACACGGCGTGAGTGTTCTCGCCTTGGGCGATACCAGTACGATCGGTTTGCGAGGCAACCTATCTCGTGAAGATCGTGGTCAGTCACGCCCTCTCTCAAGTACTCGACAACCTCACTCAGTTCGTGTTCTTCACCGTCGCTCTCGATGCTGCTTCCACTGACCACTTGCTCTCGGAACGCTTGCGCAGACGCTGGGACACCAGGTAATTCATCCGGGTCGAACAACCAGACGTCTCGATCGTTAGCTTGCAGTTCCTCCCAGTCCTCGTCTCGGAAGTCGTACCCGTCGATATACATTGGTCGACGAATGAGACGTGACAAACACTGCTCATCGAGTTCTGCGGCTTCGACATCTGCCTGTGATAGGCAAAAGAAATCGACGCACCCAGTCGTCTTTCCTCGATGGATTGTTACGAGATCGCCGAGCGGTGTAAGACTGCTCGTGTCGATGCTGTGCGGATCAAACAATGCTTGCCAGTTGCGACACGGGGATAACTGTGTCTGCTCTACACGGTTGACGAACCCCCAGTCCGTACTACCGTGCTGTCTACTATTGACTGCCTCGCGGAGCGTTGCAGTTCCGGGCCACTCGTCAATACGGACAAACCGCGTCGTACCTACAGGCTCTGTACACTCTTTCGCCTCAAGGAATGCGATGAGAGCGGTCGTTTGAGCTGTCTCGAAAACTCGTTCACCGGCTGGGTCAAACTGCACGAGCGCTTTGACGTCAAACTCATCCAGCAAGAACTGTTTGAGGGACTCACCGTAATTCGTCGCAAGCCAACTCTGCGGAGTAATGATCGCAGCACGATCACCTGTATCGAGAAACTGTCGTGCGTGGTACCAGAAGTACGCATACAACGGTGTTACGGCGCTTATTGTTCGTCCCGTTTCTTCCTCGGCTTGCGCGATTACCATCTCTTTGTAGGTTGTTGGAAGTTCGTGGTGACGGGTGTATGGTGGGTTGCAAATAATTGCGTCAACGGCCTCATCAAGATCGTCTGGTGACAAAGAGAGAAAGTCGCTCGCTAATGGTTCATGTGCTTGACCGGCGAGTCGCTGAGCGGTTATTCCCATGTGAAGTGCGAGTGGACTGCGATCAACTCCAAGAACGCGAGCCGGATCAGTACTGACGCTCCATCGCGGGTGACACGGTGTCGACAACCCGCCAGCACCCATTCCTGGATCAAGGACAGTATTGTTGCCGGTGGCTGCCCACGTGCGCATTAGTTCCCCTAGTTCAGGTGGTGTTCGGTGCTGTCCGAGTTCCCGCCGTTCCTCTTTCGGGATCAGCGATTCGTACAGTGCTCCGATGTCTTCGGCTGGTCGCGGCGAGTACAGCAACCGGTGCCGTTCGTCTACGACTGCTTCTATCTTCTCCTCGCTAGCGAAACAGACGATCTCATCAAGGATCGACTCACAAAACACAGGATCCTCCGTTTGCTTCCCCGCCTGTCGTACACCCCTTGGAAGGTCATCCGGGAGCGTCGGTACTTCTCCGCACTGGTCGTTGTATTCGCACAGTACCGACCTCAACAAGCGTTCAAAGACGGCCTGGCGAGCAACGATCCGTAGAACCGTCTTCCTTCGTGACGAATCGATTCCGTGGGTCTCACACCAAGCATCAATATCGTCACGAAGTAACTGCGAGGTGCTCGCCAGAGAAGGAATGATGGTGTTCGCAGCTGCCTTGATCTTCTCGACGAGTTGCTCTCCAACGCGCGGAAAGAACACGAGAGAGTCCTCATCCCACGTGTAGTCAAGCCGGTCAGTTACTCGGTCGGTGAACTCATCTTTCTGTTCGGGAATCCACACTGGTATCCCAACGTCAGCACCGGTACGGTAGAGTTCCTGCTTCGAAAACGGTGCCGGAAGAGGTTGCTCGTTATTCGTGAGGCGATCGATGACGATGTCGATCTGCTCAACTCGAAGCGCTTCCAAACTAACCGGAGTAACCGGAACTTCGTTCGTCCCTACTCTATGCTCGATGCGTGGTGAAGTAGCCGAGTCATAGACAGTACAGGCTTCAGACCGCTGCAGTGTTGTTCCTATTACAGGTGATACCATGGAAACCTCGCTACGGGAACGATCCGCAGTACGCCAGCCACTACGTGAGTAGTGGAGTTCCGAGGCGAGCCCTATAGCTACGTGTCGACTCAATGCTCGAATTCGTCGATGACGATGCTGCTATGGATAGCGCGGTTCTCACACCAGTCCAACGCCGCTTCTTCATCGAAGAGACGAAGCTCTTCACCAGCCACCCACTCACCCTCACATAGTTTCGCGTACTCTGTAGCAGCCCCGCCTTCGCAGTGGAGAAGGTACTCTCCGTCTGTAGTCTTGTACAGGGTTTCAATTAGGTAATGGTAGTCTCCTCTGTCGGTGCTATGCGCGTACTGGACGATCTGTTCTGCTCGATCCGTGTCGTACAATTTCCGGTCGATCACTCGTTGCATCGCAGACAGGTGAAATAACCTGATGTATATAATACCTTGCCCAGAGAATACCTCGATACTACGCTATTACGCCGTGTAACACCGAAATCCAGACTCACAGCACGACCCTCATACTGACAGCACGACCATATCGCCAATAGTGTTGATTATTTGACTTTATTGGGTGAGACCAACTACGAACCAAGCAATTCGCCGCGCGCGACGACCAGGACAAGCATAGCTAACAATGACTTCTTCGAAATCCAGAGACGGCTCCAGCACCTCCAAAAGAACGGATTGGACTGAAGCAGTAGACGAATAGCCGTGATCTGGATGGGACGGAATTAGTCGAGACTTTGGACGCCAGTTGAGTCGCCCTCACCGAAGTCAGCTGCTTCGGACCGCGATGGTTCGCGCTGGCGCTGATCATAGGCATCACGCCATTCGTCGATCACTGCGCGACTCTCAGCACCGTGTTCTGTGCGCCGACGTCGCACTTGGATGAGTGCTGGCGTGTTCATCGCGTCGCCTGAGACAATTGCTTGCCCGGGCGTCAGTCCAGGTAATTCGCGGGTGACGTCCTCACCAGCAGCCTCGACAGATTTCTTAATCGCGTCCTGGTCGTTCGGATTCCGGATTTTCATTGAGATCTGTGTCCCGCACTGCGACAGCACGTCCGGGTCAATCTTTGACGGGCGTTGACTGATGATTCCGAGTCCGAACCCGAACTTACGCCCCTCGGACGCGATCGTCCGCATGATCCCAAGTGATGGGGCATCGCCTGACGCGGGAGCAAACCGATGCCCTTCTTCGAACAGTGCAAAGATAGGATGGTCAACCTCAGTGTCACGTCCTCGCACGTCATCGAGGCGCTCTCGGTAGAGTCGGCGGACGAGAACTGTCGTGATAAGCTGCTGATCCCGTTTGTCCAGTGTGTCCATCTGGAGGACTGTACATTGGCCAGGGTCCACGATATCATCAAGCGGAACGTTTTCTTCAGGGTGGAACAGGTCGTTCCGTTGAATCGAGCGGCGAAGCCGCCATTCCAACGCCCCGACGCTGGAGTCATCTTCACCGTAGATTCGTTCCATTTCGTGGATGAGGTCATCTACTCCCCAAGTACGGCTCTCCTGGTTCTGCATCGAGCGCCACGCTGTCGAGAGCCGTTCTTGCATCCTGTTGCTCGGGTTATCCAGGATTGCCATGACGTCTCCGATCTCCAACTCGGAAATCCGAACGTGGAGCCGATCCGGATTGTAGTACACGACATCCGGCCTGTATCCGTCCTCACCCTCGAACGCCTCGTGACCCTGCATTTCGTCCAGCGTCCCGTATTCGCCGTGTGGGTCGAACACCAGTAGTGAGGCGCGGGAACTGGGCCGCATCATCTCTTCAATTAAGACGGACGCGGTGTAGGATTTCCCGCTACCAGTCTCTGCGAGGATCGCTAAGTGCGTCGAGACGAACTCCTCAATAGGGACATGGATATTCGTCGCTTCCTCCGCTCGATTCAGTAACCAGCCAATGTGCGCGACGCCTCCCAACTCAGTCACGTCGACGCGGTCGGTTTCGCACCCGAGGTTCGGCAGCACCGTTTCGAGCTGAGGATCCGGTGCAATAGACAAGGGCGTTCCCGGATCAGGAAGTTGCCGCGGGTTAGCGAACGTCGTCATATTCGCATCATAGTACCCGATAACCGTCGCTGTCAAACGGTACAACTCCGTGTCGTCGTTCGGGACACCAAGTGTCGCCGCGACCGTGTCTGGCGCAACTCCCGGATCAGCGAGGAACCCCTCCGGGAGCCCTCTGATCAACTCACGGTTCGTCACGCGAGCAAACACCGACCGGGTTTCGTCTTCGACCGAGACCGAGTACGTGATGAACTCACCTGTCTTGATCGTCCTGTCCGCTGGTGCAACGAAGACGAACTCGTTCGGTCCGTCCCCAGGGCCGGCGACCGTCCCGATGACGTCCGAGCGGGCCGCCATTAGACCACCCCTCGCTGCTGGCGCGCCTGCCATTTTACGTTCTGCTCAACCACGTCTAATACACGCTGACTCGAATCGTCCTCCGGAAGCATCCTTCGCAACCGGTCGATGAGCGTCACGACCACTTCTGACCCGAGATCGCCTGCAATATCTACGAGTCGATCCATATACGCCAACTGTATTTGCCCATCGACGCGGTGGAACGCTTCAACGAAGTGGTTCGGACAGTGGGACACCGTGTCGTCGACTTCCAGCGTCCATCGCGGCATTTGGTGACTTGGATCCGTGATCGCCCGATCGTCAGTGATGACCGCGGTTCCCAGCAACGCAATTCCGACAAGCGTCGTTCGCTCCTCAATGTATCCTGGAGTGAACTGTGCCTGATCGTCTTGCGCTAATCGTGGCCCAGTTCGTCCCTGATCTGGATCCACTAACTGCGTGTCGTAAATCACGCCGACAATCGCG
Encoded here:
- a CDS encoding phospholipase D family protein, whose protein sequence is MDELTANISFDRFVDMPEFYGSGAATYRLAMVKERSDFLDLFEGARHVDAVTYAETPELMVEMLTEHEIGSLDVLIGNADDYADRVNEVSTARSLVQLRQDGRLTVRLKNQKTVHSKIYRIVMPDDTVRLVHGSANLSRNSWEYHTNQISVFTTDVGTELDEEFKRFIDQYRETYSDQTLLDGLVEALEEADSPEERENRIEYWVGVGDLDVSDTAALNQDAVEDLKDVADRVTAVVDDPEEADETVAFIEEPENADRTIVEPEESTSEDETTETEDSDESPDFGLVESDHETNLTDTLDRPRVKAPDEKIRMGTSKVDKATADEFGVSLRDRGATVEDHSITAPLSAYNNQVKESTAIPTMSILPEAEQVVIGEDDEMILVATDEPTPEVLNHCLETIEDYIETVENHGYTQSETAVMAQMYEAFLYGFWAPFANQYAEALSSPSRTLDNVLQHLYIEGKSDAGKDKLTEYILRLISDNTVISGVDADDVGVGEIRGIREWDTCFPYAIIDAEKRKIQNWSPIRNYWGDWTPTSVDQPCLIFTTNDALPKSEFRNRMKILSMDVSFPSNPEDPGFQEAQEDLAAVLERQNPIFSYVARRMLTEQPWTDGTGTIEDVRRIIRDFYEEADRDQPEYFPADEPAEKTYDTGRIKWQRDIQGGRVSFEPEPSAITADFDREEYEVYDYEKRLPKRFMSDKSGSSVYIGAPDEFAEWIGYPVEELLNGGAAETGGVSQLVDEEGDHEDEISTESSGIFARLLGR
- a CDS encoding ATP-binding protein, whose product is MAARSDVIGTVAGPGDGPNEFVFVAPADRTIKTGEFITYSVSVEDETRSVFARVTNRELIRGLPEGFLADPGVAPDTVAATLGVPNDDTELYRLTATVIGYYDANMTTFANPRQLPDPGTPLSIAPDPQLETVLPNLGCETDRVDVTELGGVAHIGWLLNRAEEATNIHVPIEEFVSTHLAILAETGSGKSYTASVLIEEMMRPSSRASLLVFDPHGEYGTLDEMQGHEAFEGEDGYRPDVVYYNPDRLHVRISELEIGDVMAILDNPSNRMQERLSTAWRSMQNQESRTWGVDDLIHEMERIYGEDDSSVGALEWRLRRSIQRNDLFHPEENVPLDDIVDPGQCTVLQMDTLDKRDQQLITTVLVRRLYRERLDDVRGRDTEVDHPIFALFEEGHRFAPASGDAPSLGIMRTIASEGRKFGFGLGIISQRPSKIDPDVLSQCGTQISMKIRNPNDQDAIKKSVEAAGEDVTRELPGLTPGQAIVSGDAMNTPALIQVRRRRTEHGAESRAVIDEWRDAYDQRQREPSRSEAADFGEGDSTGVQSLD
- a CDS encoding winged helix-turn-helix domain-containing protein produces the protein MADSTQRSWTDSMSGRERVRHVVELLDEPTPVQEIADRAAVSRATADDELQRLESDDWVIETTIDGTKAYDLNPVRMLFDEVTDLIEEHSREELESQLTKLKAEQEELAAEYNVGSLTEFREQLATDELSAEELREHRNVIATWEAINTELGLVKHALQLYGDVVELSSSRTDSRSTFA
- a CDS encoding tyrosine-type recombinase/integrase, which produces MTELEPIHPTKAFKIYLDERRAEVTANTLQAHKYRIGHFLRWCEEEDITDLNTLTGRQLHEYKIWRRKEGELNIVTVKTQMDTLRVFIKFCESIDAVPANLHEKVLSPKLNRGDNQSNDILTEDVAHELLDYLYRFEYASFGHVLIRLLWTTGMRVGAAHALDVEDYQSDDRYLEIRHRESTPLKNKEQGERLVALDPETCEILDDWLYHQRPNSRDDEGREPLLATTHGRAHKNTMRMTVYRWTRPCVYTGYCPHGRDLDECEALNDNRKSASLCPSSVAPHAIRRGSITYHLTQNVPTEVVSNRMNVSSKVLDIHYDKRSEETKMEQRRRYLEDHPSTRFRRH
- a CDS encoding Eco57I restriction-modification methylase domain-containing protein, producing MVSPVIGTTLQRSEACTVYDSATSPRIEHRVGTNEVPVTPVSLEALRVEQIDIVIDRLTNNEQPLPAPFSKQELYRTGADVGIPVWIPEQKDEFTDRVTDRLDYTWDEDSLVFFPRVGEQLVEKIKAAANTIIPSLASTSQLLRDDIDAWCETHGIDSSRRKTVLRIVARQAVFERLLRSVLCEYNDQCGEVPTLPDDLPRGVRQAGKQTEDPVFCESILDEIVCFASEEKIEAVVDERHRLLYSPRPAEDIGALYESLIPKEERRELGQHRTPPELGELMRTWAATGNNTVLDPGMGAGGLSTPCHPRWSVSTDPARVLGVDRSPLALHMGITAQRLAGQAHEPLASDFLSLSPDDLDEAVDAIICNPPYTRHHELPTTYKEMVIAQAEEETGRTISAVTPLYAYFWYHARQFLDTGDRAAIITPQSWLATNYGESLKQFLLDEFDVKALVQFDPAGERVFETAQTTALIAFLEAKECTEPVGTTRFVRIDEWPGTATLREAVNSRQHGSTDWGFVNRVEQTQLSPCRNWQALFDPHSIDTSSLTPLGDLVTIHRGKTTGCVDFFCLSQADVEAAELDEQCLSRLIRRPMYIDGYDFRDEDWEELQANDRDVWLFDPDELPGVPASAQAFREQVVSGSSIESDGEEHELSEVVEYLREGVTDHDLHEIGCLANRSYWYRPRREHSRRVLVRNASRDGFRFVLNEATARHTNNMYAFYDVALSELELKALLAFLNSDVFDLVVRDYKKTRDGGFDAIQPSELESVPVLDPTSLPGEVVTRLAELFDDLREMSRQNNDCEPVQDQISSVIETQIEQSSNPVPNPN